In Leptospira fletcheri, the genomic window TGAGGGAGTCGTTCGTAGTCACTCCTTGCTTTACGGTAACATATGCATAGATACCTTGTCCTTTGATGTCGTGAGGAAATCCCACGACAGCAGCTTCCGCCACGGACGCATTTTCCACCAAAGCGCTTTCCACTTCTGCAGAACCGATCCTATGGCCGGACACGTTGATTACGTCGTCCACTCTGCCGGTGATCCAGTAATAACCGTCTTTGTCCCGGATGGCTCCATCGCCGGTAAAATAGTAACCTTTATAAGTGGAGAAATACGTGTCATAGAATCTTTTCGGATCTCCATAAACCCCCCTCATAATAGAAGGCCATGGAGATCGAATGCAAAGGTTTCCGGAAACCTCCTTTTTGCCTTCGAGCTCCTTTCCGTTCTCATCCACCAAGAGAGGTTCGACTCCAAAGAAAGGAAGTGTTGCCGAGCCCGGTTTTTGAGCGATCGCTCCGGGAAGCGGAGAAATCATCACTCCTCCCGTTTCGGTCTGCCACCAAGTATCCAAAACCGGGCAATTGGACTTACCTACGTTCTTATAATACCACTCCCAAGCTTCCGGATTGATCGGTTCTCCGACGGATCCGATCAATCTGAGAGTCTTCAAACTCCTCTTTTCTATGGGTTCCGTTCCTTCCCGCATCAAAGAACGAATCGCGGTCGGGGCCGTATAAAAAACGGTTACTCCGTGCTTATCGATCACATCCCAAAATCTGCCCGAATCGGGATAAGTGGGAACTCCTTCGAACATGACCGAAGTCGCTCCGTTCGATAGCGGACCGTAAACCAAATAACTATGACCGGTCACCCAACCTATGTCCGCAGTACACCAATAAGTATCCGAAGGCTTAATGTCGAAAACGTAATGGAAACTCATGGTGACCCCGAGAAGATAACCTCCCGTAGTATGCAGCACGCCTTTCGGTTTTCCCGTAGACCCCGAGGTATATAGAATAAACAGAGGGTCCTCGGCATCCATCGCTTCCGGTTTGCAGTATGGGGGAAGAGCCGGGTCGTTCATAAGCAGATGCCACCAATGATCCCTTCCTTCCTTCCAGCCTAAATTCGCTTCTTGGCCGGTTCGCCTGACGACGATCACATCGGATACTTTCTCAACGGCGGCATCCAGAGCGGTGTCCACGGCCTTTTTCAAATCCAAACCCTTTCCGCCCCTGTAACCCCCGTCCGCTGTGATGACGATCTTAGGTTTGCAGTCGTCTATCCGGCTCTGCAAGGCTTCCGGCGAGAATCCCGCAAACACGACGGAATGAACCGCTCCTATTCTCGTGCATGCTAAGAGAGAAATAGGCAATTCCGGAATCATAGGAAGATAAATGAGTACTCTGTCTCCCTTCTTAACTCCGAATTTTTTCAGAACGTTCGCGAGTTTATTTACTTCGCGATACAGATCGTGATAAGTGTATATCTTATACTCGTTAGGGTCGTCGCCTTCCCAAATAATGGCCGCTTTATTTTTTAAGGGAGAATCAAGATGACGGTCCAAGCAATTGTAAGAAACGTTCAGCTTTCCGCCTTTAAACCATTGTACTTTCGCGTTCTTAAAATCGTGTTCTAAAACCTTATCCCATTTTTTGAACCAATGCAGTCTTTGAGAGGCTTCCTTGGACCAGAATTTCTTAGGGTTTTCTATGGATTCTTTATAAAGAGCTTTGTATTCTTTCAGGCTGATGTTCGCTTTTTTTTTGAAATCAGCGTTAGGCTGGACGATTCTTTCCTTTGCCATGACCACCTCCGCAAATGCAGCAGGATGTCATTAAAAAGGAGCTTGTCTACC contains:
- the acs gene encoding acetate--CoA ligase; amino-acid sequence: MAKERIVQPNADFKKKANISLKEYKALYKESIENPKKFWSKEASQRLHWFKKWDKVLEHDFKNAKVQWFKGGKLNVSYNCLDRHLDSPLKNKAAIIWEGDDPNEYKIYTYHDLYREVNKLANVLKKFGVKKGDRVLIYLPMIPELPISLLACTRIGAVHSVVFAGFSPEALQSRIDDCKPKIVITADGGYRGGKGLDLKKAVDTALDAAVEKVSDVIVVRRTGQEANLGWKEGRDHWWHLLMNDPALPPYCKPEAMDAEDPLFILYTSGSTGKPKGVLHTTGGYLLGVTMSFHYVFDIKPSDTYWCTADIGWVTGHSYLVYGPLSNGATSVMFEGVPTYPDSGRFWDVIDKHGVTVFYTAPTAIRSLMREGTEPIEKRSLKTLRLIGSVGEPINPEAWEWYYKNVGKSNCPVLDTWWQTETGGVMISPLPGAIAQKPGSATLPFFGVEPLLVDENGKELEGKKEVSGNLCIRSPWPSIMRGVYGDPKRFYDTYFSTYKGYYFTGDGAIRDKDGYYWITGRVDDVINVSGHRIGSAEVESALVENASVAEAAVVGFPHDIKGQGIYAYVTVKQGVTTNDSLKKELISTVEKVIGKIARPDVIHWTPALPKTRSGKIMRRILRKIAAAEFEGLGDTSTLADPSIVDRLIEDKKKYHS